The Actinocatenispora sera genome has a window encoding:
- a CDS encoding aldo/keto reductase yields the protein MAEPGTTADGRARVLADGKEIPLLGLGVWQVPDGRACEDAVRWALDAGYRHIDTAQAYRNERSVGRALRDSGVPRDEVFLTTKFFPGREDPEREAQRSLERLGVDYVDLYIIHWPQGGPTWAWDGMQRAHERGYARSIGVSNFDVAELGAVFGVAEVPPVVNQVQFSPFEFRRGLLAECERRNVALEAYSPLGTGRHLGDRQVAEIAERLGRTPAQVLIRWALQRGLVVLPKSTHRERIESNAQVFDFALTDEDMAALDGLDRTGGTDRAQEHAWW from the coding sequence ATGGCAGAGCCAGGTACGACGGCGGACGGGCGGGCCCGGGTGCTCGCCGACGGCAAGGAGATCCCGCTGCTCGGGCTGGGCGTCTGGCAGGTGCCGGACGGGCGCGCGTGCGAGGACGCGGTGCGGTGGGCGCTCGACGCCGGCTACCGGCACATCGACACCGCGCAGGCCTACCGCAACGAGCGCAGCGTCGGGCGGGCGCTGCGCGACAGCGGGGTGCCGCGCGACGAGGTGTTCCTCACCACGAAGTTCTTCCCCGGCCGGGAGGATCCGGAGCGGGAGGCGCAGCGCAGCCTGGAGCGCCTCGGCGTCGACTACGTCGACCTGTACATCATCCACTGGCCGCAGGGCGGGCCGACCTGGGCGTGGGACGGGATGCAGCGGGCGCACGAACGCGGGTACGCGCGCTCGATCGGGGTCTCCAACTTCGACGTCGCCGAGCTGGGCGCGGTCTTCGGGGTCGCCGAGGTGCCACCGGTGGTCAACCAGGTCCAGTTCAGCCCGTTCGAGTTCCGCCGGGGGCTGCTGGCGGAGTGCGAGCGCCGCAATGTGGCGCTCGAGGCGTACAGCCCGCTGGGTACCGGTCGGCACCTGGGCGACCGGCAGGTGGCCGAGATCGCCGAGCGGCTGGGCCGCACGCCGGCGCAGGTGCTGATCCGGTGGGCGCTGCAGCGCGGCCTGGTCGTGCTGCCGAAGTCCACCCACCGCGAGCGGATCGAGAGCAACGCCCAGGTCTTCGACTTCGCCCTGACCGACGAGGACATGGCCGCGCTGGACGGGCTGGACCGCACCGGCGGTACCGACCGGGCGCAGGAGCACGCCTGGTGGTGA
- a CDS encoding TetR/AcrR family transcriptional regulator codes for MSSIVGEGDLTAKANIRNAALRLFAERGHDAVTVREIAAAAGVSPALVVHHFGSKEGLRAAVDDHAGQAFDSLFAMDEKDLTEAVTGDNWVSVAEMFARAFPHGSPLPAYLRRLLLVGDPAGAALFGRWVALTRRMLDAMTALGAVRSAQDPAILATFLLVNDLALVLLRNQIAAAIGVDPLTPDGIARWTREVTAVYTRGVFVAPGEESS; via the coding sequence ATGAGTTCAATCGTCGGCGAAGGTGACCTCACCGCCAAGGCGAACATTCGCAACGCCGCGCTGCGCCTGTTCGCCGAACGCGGCCACGACGCCGTCACGGTGCGGGAGATCGCGGCAGCGGCCGGGGTGTCACCCGCGCTCGTGGTGCACCACTTCGGGAGCAAGGAGGGGCTGCGCGCGGCCGTCGACGATCATGCCGGGCAGGCCTTCGACTCGCTGTTCGCGATGGACGAGAAGGACCTGACCGAGGCGGTGACCGGGGACAACTGGGTCTCGGTCGCCGAGATGTTCGCGCGGGCCTTCCCGCACGGCTCCCCGCTGCCCGCCTACCTGCGCCGGTTGCTGCTCGTCGGCGACCCGGCCGGCGCGGCGCTGTTCGGTCGCTGGGTCGCCCTCACCCGCCGGATGCTCGACGCGATGACCGCGCTGGGCGCGGTCCGTTCCGCCCAGGATCCCGCGATTCTTGCCACGTTTCTGCTGGTCAACGACCTGGCTCTGGTGCTGCTGCGCAACCAGATCGCCGCCGCGATCGGGGTCGACCCGCTCACCCCGGACGGCATCGCGCGCTGGACCAGAGAGGTCACCGCCGTCTACACCAGGGGCGTGTTCGTCGCGCCCGGGGAGGAGTCCTCGTGA
- the vanA gene encoding D-alanine--(R)-lactate ligase — translation MTRLKVGIVFGGCSEEHPISVKSAQEVARNLDLAKYEPFYIGITRSGAWQLCDGPAPDWESGNCRPAVLSPDRGVRGLLVFDEGKYETVELDLVFPVLHGKLGEDGAMQGLLELSGMPYVGCGIQSSALCMDKSLAYLVVRSAGIATPQFWTVDAGEAVDPDRLPYPVFVKPARSGSSFGVSKAAGPADLPGAVAAAREFDSKVLIEAAVAGTEVGCAILGNDTDLVAGEVDQITLSHGFFKIHQENAPETGSENSTITVPANIPAPTRELVQETAKAIYRALGCRGLARVDMFLTDDGTVVLNEVNTFPGTTTYSRYPRMMAAAGVPMSEVIDRIAALALTGSGTRR, via the coding sequence ATGACTAGGTTGAAGGTCGGCATCGTGTTCGGTGGCTGCTCCGAGGAGCACCCCATCTCGGTCAAGTCCGCGCAGGAGGTGGCGAGGAACCTCGACCTGGCGAAGTACGAGCCGTTCTACATCGGGATCACCCGAAGCGGTGCGTGGCAGCTGTGCGACGGGCCCGCGCCGGACTGGGAGAGCGGCAACTGCCGCCCGGCCGTACTGTCCCCGGACCGCGGGGTGCGCGGGCTGCTGGTGTTCGACGAGGGCAAGTACGAAACGGTCGAGCTGGACCTGGTGTTCCCGGTGCTGCACGGCAAGCTCGGTGAGGACGGCGCGATGCAGGGTTTGCTCGAGCTGTCCGGCATGCCGTACGTCGGGTGCGGCATCCAGAGCTCCGCGCTGTGCATGGACAAGTCGCTGGCGTACCTGGTGGTGCGCAGCGCGGGGATCGCCACACCGCAGTTCTGGACGGTCGACGCCGGTGAGGCCGTCGATCCGGACCGGTTGCCCTATCCGGTCTTCGTCAAGCCGGCCCGCTCCGGCTCCTCCTTCGGCGTCAGCAAGGCCGCCGGGCCGGCGGACCTGCCGGGCGCGGTGGCCGCGGCACGCGAGTTCGACTCGAAGGTGCTGATCGAGGCGGCGGTCGCCGGGACCGAGGTCGGCTGCGCGATCCTCGGCAACGACACCGACCTGGTCGCCGGCGAGGTGGACCAGATCACGCTGTCGCACGGCTTCTTCAAGATTCACCAGGAGAACGCGCCGGAGACCGGCTCGGAGAACTCGACGATCACCGTGCCGGCGAACATCCCGGCGCCGACCCGGGAGCTCGTCCAGGAGACCGCGAAGGCGATCTACCGCGCCCTGGGCTGCCGCGGGCTCGCCCGGGTGGACATGTTCCTGACCGACGACGGGACCGTGGTGCTCAACGAGGTCAACACGTTTCCCGGCACCACCACGTACAGCCGGTACCCGCGGATGATGGCGGCGGCCGGTGTGCCGATGTCCGAGGTGATCGACCGGATCGCGGCGCTGGCACTCACCGGAAGCGGAACCCGGCGATGA
- a CDS encoding ABC transporter permease, which produces MNPLRMLVLGTLWQVKQQSRSPLEITISLLVPLVQATLAVYLFKAGTNPPALVLAAVGAGLMGVWSSVLFGSGAAIQNQRFQGTLEILMITPMRPVFKILPITLATGLVGLYSVVATLLWGVLLLGVPPSFAAPLWFVVAAPVCVLALGAFGLLLASTFVLLRNANAIVNPLGYPVWLLSGMLVPVTALPGWTGPIAAVLPTTWGARALRAAVTGGPVWPALAVCVGEALIALVLGAIALRFVERRARVTATLALT; this is translated from the coding sequence GTGAACCCGCTGCGGATGCTGGTGCTCGGCACGCTGTGGCAGGTCAAGCAGCAGAGCCGGTCGCCGCTGGAGATCACCATCTCGCTACTGGTACCGCTGGTGCAGGCCACGCTCGCGGTCTACCTGTTCAAGGCCGGGACGAACCCGCCGGCGCTGGTGCTGGCCGCGGTCGGTGCCGGGCTGATGGGCGTCTGGTCGTCGGTGCTGTTCGGTTCCGGTGCGGCGATCCAGAACCAGCGGTTCCAGGGCACCCTGGAGATCCTCATGATCACGCCGATGCGTCCGGTGTTCAAGATCCTGCCGATCACCCTCGCCACCGGCCTGGTCGGGTTGTACTCGGTGGTCGCGACGCTGCTGTGGGGCGTGCTGCTGCTCGGGGTGCCGCCATCGTTCGCCGCGCCGCTGTGGTTCGTGGTGGCCGCGCCGGTCTGCGTGCTGGCGCTGGGCGCGTTCGGGCTGCTGCTCGCGAGCACGTTCGTGCTGCTGCGCAACGCGAACGCGATCGTCAACCCGCTCGGCTACCCGGTCTGGCTGCTGTCCGGGATGCTCGTTCCGGTCACCGCGCTGCCGGGTTGGACCGGGCCGATCGCCGCCGTCCTGCCGACCACCTGGGGTGCCCGCGCGCTGCGGGCGGCGGTGACCGGCGGCCCGGTGTGGCCGGCGCTCGCGGTCTGCGTCGGCGAGGCGCTGATCGCGTTGGTGCTGGGCGCGATCGCGCTGCGCTTCGTCGAGCGGCGGGCCCGGGTCACCGCGACCCTCGCGCTGACCTGA
- a CDS encoding ABC transporter ATP-binding protein: protein MSAPSAPVIDIRNLTKSFGKVRALDGLDLSVRPGEVHGFLGPNGAGKSTTIRILLGLIRATGGHVELFGADPWRRAATLHGRLAYVAGDVALWPGLTGGQCIDVLGATHGGVDQTRRRHLIERFDLDPSKRIRDYSKGNRQKVALVAALAAEADLLVLDEPTSGLDPLMEQAFQQCVRERRDDGATILLSSHLLDEVEALADRVSIVRHGRTVTTGSLAELRRHTRTSVHAVTVATPEGLAGAEGVAEWAGESRDGQVDLRFTVDAEHLDAVIGRLHSARIHTLTVTPPSLDALFLRNYGDALDAREPGEAPAGATR from the coding sequence GTGAGCGCGCCGAGCGCACCCGTCATCGACATCCGCAACCTCACCAAGTCCTTCGGCAAGGTCCGTGCCCTCGACGGGCTCGACCTGTCCGTACGGCCGGGGGAGGTGCACGGCTTCCTCGGGCCCAACGGGGCGGGCAAGTCCACCACCATCCGCATCCTGCTCGGGCTGATCCGGGCCACCGGTGGGCACGTCGAACTGTTCGGTGCCGACCCCTGGCGCCGTGCGGCCACGCTGCACGGCCGCCTCGCGTACGTCGCCGGGGACGTGGCCCTGTGGCCCGGCCTGACCGGCGGTCAGTGCATCGACGTGCTCGGCGCGACCCACGGCGGGGTCGACCAGACCCGGCGGCGACACCTGATCGAGCGCTTCGACCTGGATCCGAGCAAACGGATCCGGGACTACTCCAAGGGCAACCGGCAGAAGGTCGCGCTGGTCGCGGCGCTGGCCGCCGAGGCCGACCTGCTCGTCCTGGACGAACCCACGTCCGGGCTCGATCCGCTGATGGAGCAGGCGTTCCAGCAGTGCGTGCGGGAGCGGCGGGACGACGGCGCCACGATCCTGCTCTCCAGCCACCTGCTCGACGAGGTGGAGGCGCTGGCCGACCGGGTGAGCATCGTTCGCCACGGCCGGACGGTCACCACCGGCAGCCTCGCCGAACTGCGCCGCCACACCCGGACGTCGGTGCACGCGGTCACCGTCGCGACACCCGAGGGGCTGGCCGGTGCCGAGGGGGTCGCCGAATGGGCCGGCGAGAGCCGGGACGGGCAGGTGGACCTCCGGTTCACCGTCGACGCCGAGCATCTGGACGCGGTGATCGGCCGGTTGCACTCGGCGCGGATACACACCCTGACCGTCACCCCGCCGAGCCTCGATGCGCTGTTCCTGCGCAACTACGGGGATGCGCTCGACGCTCGGGAGCCGGGCGAGGCGCCGGCCGGAGCCACCCGATGA
- a CDS encoding NAD(P)-dependent oxidoreductase has translation MLAPRLGVRPTITDTPLSAGNVALAHGNRCISVGHKTRVDHTTLRTLSHAGVRYMSTRSVGFDHIDVGYAASIGVCVENVAYSPDSVADYTLMLMLMAVRHARSVLTRADRHDYRLDKVRGRELRDLTVGVVGTGRIGAAVVDRLSGFGCRVLAHDAHPSTAAEHVSLEELLRGSDIVTLHTPLNAGTHHLLDRRRIGQLRRGAIVVNTGRGPLVDTDALLDALESAELGGAALDVVEGEEGIFYADCRDRPLAGTALDRLQRLPNVIVSPHTAYYTDHALRDTVENSIANCLRFESRSHD, from the coding sequence ATGCTGGCGCCGCGCCTCGGCGTGCGCCCCACCATCACCGACACGCCGCTGTCGGCGGGCAACGTCGCGCTGGCGCACGGGAACCGCTGCATCAGCGTCGGCCACAAGACCCGGGTCGACCACACCACCCTGCGCACCCTGAGCCATGCCGGCGTGCGGTACATGTCCACCCGCAGCGTCGGGTTCGACCACATCGACGTCGGCTACGCCGCGAGCATCGGCGTGTGCGTGGAGAACGTCGCGTACTCGCCCGACAGCGTCGCGGACTACACGCTGATGCTGATGTTGATGGCGGTGCGGCACGCCCGCTCCGTGCTCACCCGGGCCGACCGGCACGACTACCGGCTGGACAAGGTACGCGGCCGGGAGCTGCGCGACCTGACCGTCGGGGTCGTCGGTACCGGGCGCATCGGCGCGGCGGTCGTCGACCGGCTGTCCGGCTTCGGTTGCCGGGTCCTGGCCCACGACGCCCATCCGAGCACCGCGGCCGAACACGTGTCGCTCGAGGAGCTGTTGCGCGGCAGCGACATCGTCACGCTGCACACCCCGCTCAACGCCGGCACCCACCACCTGCTCGACCGGCGCCGGATCGGGCAGCTGCGGCGCGGCGCGATCGTCGTCAACACCGGGCGCGGCCCGCTGGTCGACACCGACGCGCTGCTCGACGCGCTGGAATCGGCCGAGCTGGGCGGCGCGGCGCTGGACGTGGTCGAGGGCGAGGAGGGCATCTTCTACGCCGACTGCCGGGACCGGCCACTGGCCGGCACGGCGCTGGACCGGTTGCAGCGGCTGCCGAACGTCATCGTCAGCCCGCACACCGCCTACTACACCGATCACGCGCTGCGCGACACGGTCGAGAACTCCATCGCCAACTGTCTCCGATTCGAAAGCAGAAGCCATGACTAG
- a CDS encoding ABC transporter permease: MRTLRLLTVGGAIAYRALFNWTTPAMFVGTLLVSPVFQLLFFVYLGRTLHVGDDLGYLVGNAVLSAALACVYGGTMAVANERRYGTLGPLLLSPLRRAAVFGGRALPYALNGVLISAFTLTVGALLLRIPIGVRSLPGLALAICVGALSCSFFGLTLGSIGLRFRDVWLVSNVADAVLLLVSGVNVAPAALPPVLRSAGALLPLRHAATAARAAADGAPLARLVAPLGAELGLAAGYALLAIGLLALFERGSRRHATLDVL, encoded by the coding sequence ATGCGCACTCTCCGACTGCTCACCGTGGGCGGCGCGATCGCCTACCGTGCCCTGTTCAACTGGACCACGCCGGCCATGTTCGTCGGTACCCTGCTCGTGTCACCGGTCTTCCAGCTGCTGTTCTTCGTCTACCTCGGCCGTACCCTGCACGTCGGCGACGACCTCGGTTACCTCGTCGGCAACGCCGTACTGAGCGCGGCGCTGGCCTGCGTGTACGGCGGCACCATGGCGGTGGCCAACGAACGCCGGTACGGCACGCTCGGCCCGCTGCTGCTGTCCCCACTGCGCCGCGCCGCGGTCTTCGGTGGCCGGGCCCTGCCGTACGCGCTGAACGGGGTGTTGATCTCGGCGTTCACGTTGACGGTCGGCGCGCTGCTGCTGCGGATTCCGATCGGGGTCCGGTCGTTGCCGGGCCTGGCGTTGGCGATCTGCGTCGGCGCCCTGTCCTGCTCGTTCTTCGGGCTGACGCTCGGCTCGATCGGGCTGCGGTTCCGCGACGTGTGGCTGGTGTCCAACGTCGCGGATGCGGTGCTGTTGCTGGTCAGTGGGGTCAACGTGGCACCGGCGGCGCTGCCGCCGGTGCTGCGGTCGGCCGGTGCGCTGCTGCCGCTGCGGCACGCGGCGACCGCTGCCCGTGCGGCCGCCGACGGCGCACCGCTGGCGCGGCTGGTGGCGCCGCTGGGCGCCGAGCTCGGCCTCGCCGCCGGCTACGCGCTGCTCGCGATCGGGCTGCTGGCCCTGTTCGAGCGCGGCAGCCGCCGGCACGCCACCCTCGACGTGCTCTGA
- a CDS encoding ABC transporter ATP-binding protein: MAADLAIEAVGLHRTYRTRTGWLRPRRGTVDAVRGVDFAVARGELFGLLGPNGAGKTTTIKMLNTLLAPTAGTARVMGLDVVRDTRAVRRRIGYVFGGDRGLYERLSALDNLRYFAELYGVPAREQRARIGALLDAVDLTGRERERVEGYSRGMRQRLHIARGLLHEPDVLFLDEPSIGVDPVAARELRAMIAELSASGTTVLLTTHYMAEAEELCDRIAVIAAGRLAALGTADELKHAAAGRRVLSVEAYGVTDAHLARLDALPGVRDATVEVSGAQQTLHIQTDAHVDVQSAVLRELAGVRLGRVETRAPTLEDAYVAIVNSTRTGVAA, from the coding sequence ATGGCAGCTGACCTGGCGATCGAAGCGGTGGGACTGCACCGCACGTACCGGACCCGGACCGGATGGTTGCGGCCGCGCCGCGGCACCGTCGACGCCGTCCGCGGGGTGGACTTCGCGGTGGCCCGCGGCGAGCTGTTCGGGTTGCTCGGCCCGAACGGCGCCGGCAAGACGACCACGATCAAGATGCTCAACACGCTGCTCGCCCCGACCGCCGGCACCGCCCGGGTGATGGGGCTGGACGTGGTGCGCGACACCCGCGCGGTGCGGCGCCGGATCGGGTACGTGTTCGGCGGCGACCGCGGCCTCTACGAGCGGCTCTCGGCGCTGGACAACCTGCGCTACTTCGCCGAGCTGTACGGCGTGCCGGCGCGCGAGCAGCGGGCCCGGATCGGCGCCCTGCTGGACGCCGTCGACCTGACCGGCCGGGAGCGCGAACGGGTCGAGGGGTACTCGCGCGGCATGCGGCAGCGGCTGCACATCGCTCGCGGGCTGCTGCACGAACCGGACGTGCTGTTCCTGGACGAACCGTCGATCGGCGTCGACCCGGTGGCCGCCCGCGAGCTGCGCGCGATGATCGCCGAGCTGTCCGCCTCCGGTACCACGGTGCTGTTGACCACGCACTACATGGCCGAGGCGGAGGAGCTGTGCGACCGGATCGCGGTGATCGCCGCCGGCCGGCTCGCCGCGCTGGGCACCGCCGACGAGCTCAAGCACGCGGCGGCCGGGCGGCGGGTGCTGTCGGTCGAGGCGTACGGGGTGACCGACGCGCACCTGGCGCGCCTCGACGCGCTGCCCGGGGTCCGCGACGCGACGGTCGAGGTGTCCGGAGCGCAGCAGACGCTGCACATCCAGACCGACGCGCACGTCGACGTGCAGTCGGCGGTACTGCGGGAGCTGGCCGGGGTTCGGCTCGGCCGGGTGGAGACGCGCGCGCCGACGCTGGAGGACGCGTACGTGGCGATCGTCAACTCGACGAGGACCGGGGTGGCGGCGTGA
- a CDS encoding SMP-30/gluconolactonase/LRE family protein, translating into MHTDYLLPGDGVFPEGITEDPDGVTFYVSSYAQGTIFRGRLDKPETEVWLTAGADGRTKAAGMVVESAGRLLVCGGDTGRLFGYDTATGALVARHTVPGRSLLNDVCIAGGYAYVTDSVRPVLWRVPLGDTIGAPEEWLTVPDPGEFPYLNGIVALDAGRTLLVAAQGTGTLWRVDVAAAAAEQLDLDGVPVNGDGLVVVDDLVYVCDNIDRPDGGADYVLTALRPAPDRRSAELAGRWPQQHRDTPTTVAHLADRLLLVHSQFAGQHDGTAAAPFVVRSIPVPPVG; encoded by the coding sequence ATGCACACCGACTACCTGCTGCCCGGGGACGGCGTGTTCCCGGAGGGCATCACCGAAGATCCCGACGGGGTCACCTTCTACGTCTCCAGCTACGCCCAGGGCACGATCTTCCGCGGCCGCTTGGACAAGCCCGAGACCGAGGTGTGGCTGACCGCCGGAGCCGACGGGCGGACCAAGGCGGCCGGGATGGTGGTCGAGTCGGCCGGCCGGCTGCTGGTGTGCGGCGGCGACACCGGCCGGCTGTTCGGCTACGACACCGCGACCGGCGCCCTCGTCGCGCGTCACACCGTACCGGGACGGTCGCTGCTCAACGACGTCTGCATCGCCGGCGGGTACGCGTACGTGACCGACTCGGTCCGCCCGGTGCTGTGGCGGGTACCGCTGGGCGACACGATCGGCGCGCCCGAGGAGTGGCTGACAGTGCCGGATCCGGGCGAGTTTCCTTATCTCAACGGCATCGTGGCGCTCGACGCCGGCCGCACCCTGCTGGTCGCCGCGCAGGGCACCGGAACGCTGTGGCGGGTCGACGTGGCGGCGGCCGCCGCCGAGCAGCTCGACCTGGACGGCGTGCCGGTCAACGGCGACGGGCTCGTTGTCGTCGACGATCTGGTGTACGTCTGCGACAACATCGACCGGCCCGACGGCGGCGCGGACTACGTGCTGACCGCGCTGCGCCCGGCGCCCGACCGGCGATCCGCCGAGCTGGCCGGCCGCTGGCCCCAGCAACACCGCGACACTCCGACCACGGTCGCGCACCTCGCCGACCGGCTGCTGCTGGTGCACTCCCAGTTCGCCGGCCAGCACGACGGCACCGCCGCCGCACCGTTCGTCGTCCGCTCGATCCCGGTCCCGCCCGTCGGCTGA
- a CDS encoding helix-turn-helix domain-containing protein has product MIRIELDEPTLSRTRIALSPLWETVCSLHLLHRTGGRPPYPYQDWARRGVEAVAATGIGWYPVATDGNSPDFLSPIPAGPAPTIADELTALCETDPATIGAQLDRHHPDGEPAVLAPFRTAPGDALRRLADQLLAYHERAIEPYWPALRAVLDEELLHRARALATDGPDALLADLHDRVRWQRPVLTLVKQLDYRERVVDKQLLLIPLVFSRGGLMCSTDHPSITAVSYQARGAAVLAGEPVAPAPADRLSLLLGRGRATLLRELVVPTSTAMLARRLGLAPSTVSEHLATLLAAGAVTRRRHGRTVLYQVTETGTALLTLLADPAASTVA; this is encoded by the coding sequence GTGATCCGGATCGAGCTGGACGAGCCGACGCTGTCGCGCACCCGGATCGCGCTGAGCCCGCTGTGGGAGACGGTGTGCAGCCTGCACCTGCTGCACCGCACCGGTGGCCGGCCGCCCTACCCGTACCAGGACTGGGCCCGGCGCGGTGTCGAGGCGGTGGCGGCGACCGGCATCGGGTGGTACCCGGTGGCCACCGACGGCAACTCGCCGGACTTCCTGTCACCGATCCCGGCCGGCCCGGCCCCGACGATCGCCGACGAGCTGACGGCGTTGTGCGAGACCGATCCGGCCACCATCGGCGCCCAGCTCGACCGCCACCACCCGGACGGCGAACCCGCCGTGCTGGCCCCGTTTCGTACCGCGCCGGGCGACGCGTTGCGCCGGCTCGCCGACCAGCTGCTGGCCTACCACGAGCGGGCGATCGAACCGTACTGGCCGGCGCTGCGTGCGGTGCTCGACGAGGAGCTGCTGCACCGGGCCCGGGCGCTGGCCACCGACGGTCCCGACGCGCTGCTCGCCGACCTGCACGACCGGGTGCGCTGGCAGCGGCCGGTGCTGACCCTCGTCAAGCAGCTCGACTACCGGGAACGGGTGGTCGACAAGCAGCTGCTGCTGATCCCGCTGGTGTTCTCCCGCGGCGGGCTGATGTGTTCCACCGACCATCCGTCCATCACCGCGGTGTCCTACCAGGCGCGCGGCGCGGCGGTGCTCGCCGGCGAACCGGTCGCGCCGGCGCCGGCCGACCGGCTGTCGCTGCTGCTGGGCCGCGGCCGGGCGACGCTGCTGCGCGAGCTGGTGGTGCCGACCAGTACCGCGATGCTGGCGCGCCGGCTCGGCCTGGCCCCGAGCACGGTGTCCGAGCACCTCGCCACGCTGCTCGCCGCCGGTGCGGTCACCCGCCGCCGGCACGGCCGTACGGTGCTCTACCAGGTCACCGAGACCGGCACCGCGCTGCTGACGCTGCTCGCCGACCCGGCCGCGAGCACCGTCGCCTGA
- a CDS encoding ABC transporter permease, with protein sequence MSGPGYAASGAVRRPGLTTMLGIVWRTRRRGILVWVIALAASMIGTAASIANLYDTPAKIHSYAEAVTAGSALAAINGHVAGIDSLGGVIQDEFGFLASFLLPLLGIALVAGSTRREEESGRLETVLAGRIARHQPVLAALAVATAAILATAVLFAAGLTIAGVPAGAAVLYSVALGALAFAFAGVAALLAQLVLHARGVYAGSLIVLAVAYVLRGVGDTTAGWLTWLSPLGWVEKAAPFADRRWWVLALPVATGLVAGGAALWRSTRRDLGSALLRGGPGPARASRLRRRPIGFATWVHAPATLGWLAGGVLLTGMMGALAQQLLGAIAGNPGLAAAMGMSGARPVHGFVAGTQLYLAVIGAGYLVQAIGTLRAEEAAGRVETRLAGTLPRLRWLGAHAVVVAAGLVVIVVGSSLVLASTTAWSVGDADEFGAIIRSGLAYLPAELVLGGVALALFGLWPRGFGLGWAAYAVATFIAFLGPGLKLAQWVLDLAPTTHVGNPPLGTAEPGGLAVLSLVAVALLLLGFAAFRHRDVPRA encoded by the coding sequence ATGAGCGGGCCGGGGTACGCAGCGTCCGGAGCCGTCCGCCGGCCCGGCCTGACCACCATGCTCGGCATCGTCTGGCGCACCCGCCGCCGCGGCATCCTGGTCTGGGTGATCGCCCTCGCCGCGAGCATGATCGGGACGGCCGCGTCGATAGCCAACCTGTACGACACGCCCGCCAAGATCCACAGCTACGCCGAGGCGGTCACCGCCGGCAGCGCGCTGGCCGCGATCAACGGCCACGTGGCGGGCATCGACAGCCTGGGCGGGGTGATCCAGGACGAGTTCGGTTTCCTCGCCTCGTTCCTGCTTCCGTTGCTGGGCATCGCGCTGGTCGCCGGGTCGACCCGCCGGGAGGAGGAGTCGGGCCGGCTGGAGACGGTCCTCGCCGGCCGGATCGCCCGGCACCAGCCGGTGCTCGCGGCGCTCGCCGTCGCGACCGCGGCGATCCTCGCCACCGCGGTACTGTTCGCCGCCGGGCTGACAATCGCCGGGGTCCCGGCGGGTGCCGCGGTCCTCTACAGCGTGGCCCTCGGCGCGCTCGCCTTCGCGTTCGCCGGCGTCGCCGCGCTGCTGGCGCAGCTGGTCCTGCACGCGCGCGGTGTGTACGCCGGCAGCCTGATCGTGCTCGCCGTGGCGTACGTGTTGCGCGGCGTCGGCGACACGACCGCGGGCTGGCTGACCTGGCTGTCCCCGCTGGGCTGGGTCGAGAAGGCGGCACCGTTCGCCGACCGGCGCTGGTGGGTGCTGGCCCTGCCGGTCGCTACCGGGCTGGTCGCGGGCGGTGCGGCGCTGTGGCGCTCGACCCGGCGCGACCTGGGCAGCGCCCTGCTGCGGGGCGGCCCCGGCCCGGCCCGCGCGAGCCGGCTTCGCCGGCGGCCGATCGGCTTCGCGACGTGGGTACACGCCCCCGCGACGCTCGGCTGGTTGGCCGGCGGGGTCCTGCTGACCGGGATGATGGGCGCGCTGGCGCAGCAGCTTCTCGGCGCGATCGCCGGCAACCCCGGGCTCGCCGCGGCCATGGGGATGAGCGGTGCCCGGCCGGTGCACGGCTTCGTCGCCGGTACCCAGCTGTACCTGGCGGTCATCGGCGCGGGCTACCTCGTCCAGGCGATCGGCACGCTGCGCGCCGAGGAGGCCGCCGGCCGGGTGGAGACCCGGCTCGCCGGTACGCTGCCCCGGCTGCGCTGGCTGGGCGCCCACGCCGTGGTGGTGGCGGCCGGGCTGGTGGTCATCGTCGTCGGATCGTCACTGGTCCTGGCGTCGACGACCGCGTGGTCGGTCGGCGATGCCGACGAGTTCGGCGCGATCATCCGCTCCGGGCTGGCGTACCTGCCGGCCGAGCTGGTGCTCGGCGGCGTCGCGCTCGCGCTGTTCGGCCTGTGGCCGCGCGGCTTCGGGCTCGGCTGGGCGGCGTACGCGGTGGCGACCTTCATCGCCTTCCTCGGACCCGGCCTGAAACTCGCGCAGTGGGTGCTCGACCTTGCCCCCACCACCCACGTCGGGAACCCGCCGCTCGGCACCGCCGAACCCGGCGGCCTGGCCGTCCTGTCGCTCGTCGCCGTCGCGCTGCTGCTGCTCGGCTTCGCCGCCTTCCGCCACCGCGACGTACCGCGGGCCTGA